The proteins below come from a single Bombus fervidus isolate BK054 chromosome 15, iyBomFerv1, whole genome shotgun sequence genomic window:
- the Jumu gene encoding forkhead box protein N4 jumeau: MLDTESRHGTGLVQGPTRDPWLTMDYYLGTDSLSLQEMLDVDIKCEIEGVIGGHTELGFNFTDMSGLEMDDDPIGCQNDLSGWFGSTSLLNGNSNSSNSNFNLDLSGGDAASIMVNPNSVMPHIAIRSPTPNNGRRHFSFSSKKDTKEKIDVEEETENEGSSYTENENENENENENENENDNENEQENEIENDTETEEQYENDITETEEDSEDEQEISKSVTPSKSKTIAISVARTTSPQYPKAQSTPKMNGMTGIRIQNFKVLQSPNQTHQHVRKQIYNNNVHINNPGATSVSTVKREKEFDLSDYDDKPYPKPAYSYSCLIAMALKNSQTGSLPVSEIYNFMCEHFPYFKTAPNGWKNSVRHNLSLNKCFEKIEKPAGNGNQRKGCLWAINPAKVAKMDEEVQKWSRKDPLAIKKAMIYPDHLELLERGEMKYAGSGDVSEETESSGDEAVEENTTYEESIHGHIAANSVTDSYDESSQDCDVDIQEHLYDEIDIEDNKDALHMHLNISKQEPFEYELSSGTKRQKTLTGAIQGNYVYQPVTTSRRKTPLFLRAGTGSSSFLKID; the protein is encoded by the exons ATGTTGGATACGGAGAGTAGACACGGTACTGGGCTGGTTCAGGGACCGACGAGGGACCCTTGGCTCACGATGGATTACTATCTCGGTACGGACAGTCTATCCTTGCAAGAGATGCTCGATGTCGACATCAAATGTGAGATCGAAGGTGTCATCGGTGGGCATACAGAGCTTGGCTTCAATTTTACCGACATGTCCGGCTTAGAAATGGACGACGATCCCATTGGATGCCAGAACGACCTCAGTGGATGGTTTGGTTCCACCAGTTTGCTCAATGGCAACAGCAACAGTTCGAACAG TAATTTTAATCTTGATCTCAGCGGAGGCGATGCGGCCTCCATTATGGTGAATCCCAACTCGGTAATGCCTCACATAGCAATTCGAAGTCCTACCCCAAACAACGGTCGAAGACACTTTTCGttttcgtcgaaaaaggaTACAAAAGAGAAGATCGATGTAGAGGAGGAGACGGAGAACGAGGGCAGCAGTTACACAGAAAACGAGAACGAAAACGAGAATGAGAATGAGAATGAGAACGAGAACGACAACGAGAACGAGCAGGAAAATGAGATTGAGAACGACACCGAGACGGAAGAGCAATACGAGAATGATATCACGGAAACGGAAGAGGATTCCGAGGACGAGCAGGAGATCTCAAAGTCGGTGACACCGTCCAAGTCGAAAACGATTGCGATATCCGTCGCTAGAACGACCTCTCCACAATACCCAAAGGCACAATCTACACCAAAAATGAACGGCATGACCGGTATCAGGATTCAGAACTTCAAGGTGTTACAGAGTCCCAACCAGACACATCAGCACGTGCGTAAGCAGATCTATAACAATAACGTGCACATTAACAATCCAGGAGCTACCTCTGTCTCGACggtgaaaagagaaaaggaattcGATCTATCAGACTACGACGACAAACCCTACCCTAAACCAGCTTACTCTTATTCGTGCCTCATAGCGATGGCGTTAAAAAATAGCCAGACGGGTTCTTTGCCAGTTTCAGAGATCTACAATTTTATGTG cgAGCACTTTCCGTACTTCAAAACTGCGCCCAACGGCTGGAAGAACTCAGTTAGGCACAATTTATCGTTGAACAAGTGtttcgaaaaaattgaaaaacctGCCGGAAATGGAAACCAGAGGAAAGGTTGCTTGTGGGCTATCAATCCGGCCAAAGTAGCAAAAATGGACGAAGAAGTACAGAAATGGTCTAGAAAAGATCCTTTAGCTATCAAAAAAGCAATGATATATCCAGACCATTTGGAACTACTTGAAAGGGGTGAAATGAAGTACGCAGGCAGCGGTGACGTATCTGAAGAAACGGAAAGTTCAGGTGACGAAGCAGTCGAAGAAAACACAACGTACGAAGAATCTATTCACGGTCATATAGCTGCAAACTCGGTAACAGATAGTTACGATGAGAGCAGCCAAGATTGTGATGTAGATATTCAGGAGCATCTTTATGACGAAATTGACATCGAGGACAATAAGGACGCGTTACATatgcatttaaatatttcaaagcaaGAACCGTTCGAATATGAGCTTAGTTCCGGTACGAAAAGGCAAAAGACATTAACCGGTGCGATACAAGGGAATTACGTGTATCAACCTGTAACTACTTCGCGAAGAAAAACACCTCTTTTTTTACGAGCCGGAACGGGAAGCAGTTCATTTCTTAAAATTGATTAA